From a region of the Ascochyta rabiei chromosome 22, complete sequence genome:
- a CDS encoding Histone acetyltransferase produces MDLDEWVTSSNECFDISLYRPGPTGDERIREPFNPSFTHSVIDENESIVGYKNPKIELDFRTNDLKPKLKISFDAQLDLTKLSPDLDQAQVDLSPDLFKNYLPEESKESKEEREHATRRDWKPPGQLMQSFAVHGRQYEIWKSPMLDPAARQIWKNLRILVLLFIDGATIEGLDDEETLDRWSLYFLYEVDSQSIPTSPYILAGFATSYRTWIFPTFKIARYTKMLPSPPPEGLHGAVDKYTPPRLTQDSKTFQFNQKLDRLETSSRERISQFLILPPHQNQSLGSRLYNFIFDDLVKKPFIYEIPVEDPSEDFDAMRDYCDIVYLRALPAFKSLSVVSSLPAESLRKDSPIPRDQILGNGVDLEELRHSAKIVTRQFYRMVELHALSTIPPNHRNRARITRKAKSSNENDRKYYFWRLALKHRIYMQNADALDQMEVTEKVDKLEAAVDNQQEEFEERLEGIEKRARWDKGEESSSGARSKRKRVVVEDEDDDDCKDTDTASAASKKPKA; encoded by the exons ATGGATCTCGACGAGT GGGTGACAAGCTCCAACGAGTGCTTCGACATCAGCCTGTACCGACCAGGCCCTACCGGCGACGAGCGCATCCGCGAGCCCTTCAATCCGAGCTTTACACACTCCGTAATCGACGAGAACGAGTCGATTGTTGGCTACAAGAACCCCAAAATCGAACTCGACTTCCGTACCAACGACCTCAAGCCAAAGCTCAAGATCTCATTCGACGCGCAGCTCGACCTAACGAAGCTCTCACCCGACTTGGACCAGGCTCAAGTGGACCTCTCACCTGACCTCTTCAAGAACTACCTCCCGGAGGAGAGCAAGGAGAGCAAAGAAGAACGCGAACATGCAACAAGACGAGATTGGAAGCCTCCAGGCCAGCTCATGCAGAGCTTCGCCGTACACGGCAGGCAGTACGAGATCTGGAAGTCGCCCATGCTGGATCCTGCTGCAAGGCAGATATGGAAGAACCTGAGGATCCTGGTGTTACTGTTCATCGATGGTGCTACCATAGAAGGGTTAGACGACGAGGAGACGCTGGACCGTTGGTCGCTATACTTCCTCTATGAAGTGGACTCCCAAAGCATCCCCACCAGTCCATATATTCTCGCTGGCTTCGCCACATCCTACAGGACATGGATCTTCCCCACTTTCAAGATCGCGCGCTACACAAAGATGCTTCCAAGCCCGCCTCCAGAAGGCTTGCATGGAGCTGTCGACAAGTACACACCTCCGCGCCTGACGCAAGACTCGAAGACATTTCAATTCAACCAAAAACTCGATCGACTTGAGACATCCTCGCGAGAGAGGATATCGCAATTCCTGATCCTCCCTCCCCACCAAAACCAGTCCCTTGGATCGCGGCTGTACAACTTCATCTTTGACGACCTCGTTAAGAAGCCCTTCATCTACGAGATCCCAGTAGAAGATCCCAGCGAAGACTTCGACGCTATGCGAGACTACTGTGACATCGTCTACCTGCGTGCGCTGCCTGCTTTCAAGTCTCTGTCAGTAGTGTCTAGCTTACCAGCAGAGTCACTTCGCAAAGACTCCCCCATCCCTCGTGACCAGATCCTTGGCAACGGCGTCGACCTCGAGGAGCTTCGACACTCAGCTAAAATAGTCACAAGGCAGTTCTACAGGATGGTTGAACTGCACGCCCTCTCCACAATCCCACCAAATCACCGCAACCGAGCACGCATCACCCGCAAAGCGAAGAGTAGCAACGAAAACGACCGCAAATATTACTTCTGGCGTCTAGCGCTAAAGCATCGCATCTACATGCAGAACGCAGACGCGCTGGACCAGATGGAGGTGACAGAAAAAGTAGACAAGCTAGAAGCAGCCGTCGACAATCAGCAAGAAGAGTTTGAAGAGAGGCTTGAGGGCATCGAAAAGAGGGCGAGGTGGGACAAGGGCGAAGAGTCGAGTAGTGGTGCCAGGAGCAAGCGGAAGcgcgtcgtcgtcgaggaCGAGGATGATGACGATTGTAAGGATACGGATACTGCGTCCGCGGCAAGCAAGAAACCAAAGGCTTGA
- a CDS encoding NAPDH-dependent diflavin reductase — translation MADTQDLRSALVLYGSETGNAQDVAQEMGRLAERLRFDTEVAELNAVSLKQLLHHHLVLISISTTGQGDLPPNSQLFWKALRSARLRPGCLQRMRFASFGLGDTSYPKYNWAHRKLYNRLVQLGAQPICDRGESDEQHPEGIDGSFLPWTTTLRHRLLEEYPLPEGTDPIPDNVLLDPKWLLDYADKNDAATADDHAVPQTNGDTVDVPSGDLLDVPGGHTANITSNERVTPTTHWQDVRHLTLDIEGSHAYVPGDVLTIYPKNFPSDVDQFLAIMDWTPIADRRIHFTPSSPAVAPTARLPIPTFSSTSTTTLRQLLTNNLDILSIPRRSFFAQLAHYTNDEFHKARLLEFTDPEYIDELYDYTTRPRRSILEVLQEFESVKIPWQRVCSIIPTLRGRQFSIASAMTEIPATESGDGKSTRVELLIAIVKYKTVIKRIRQGVATRYIASFRPSQKITVSLSRGGLGVTQKELERPVVMVGPGTGVAPMRALIQQRMRWRKDTISSHDTAIKDLLFFGCRNAESDYFFKDEWKDLVEKNAPLEVFTAFSRDQRQKVYVQDLVRQQSALVYDALANMNGIIFICGSSGRMPQAVREALIEGFQEHGAMKRDDAEAYLAGLEKGGRYRQETW, via the exons ATGGCCGACACGCAGGACCTGCGCTCAGCCCTGGTCCTCTATGGCTCCGAAACAGGAAACGCCCAGGATGTCGCCCAAGAGATGGGAAGGCTCGCTGAGCGCCTGCGCTTCGACACAGAAGTCGCAGAATTGAATGCAGTCAGCCTA AAGCAACTGCTGCACCACCACCTCGTTCTCATCTCGATATCCACCACGGGCCAGGGCGACCTGCCGCCGAACAGCCAGCTCTTCTGGAAGGCGCTGCGTAGTGCTCGACTCCGGCCTGGATGCTTGCAGCGAATGAGGTTTGCTTCATTTGGACTCGGTGACACCTCGTATCCCAA ATACAACTGGGCGCATCGTAAACTCTACAACCGCCTTGTCCAGCTTGGAGCACAGCCAATATGTGACCGTGGCGAGTCTGATGAGCAGCATCCAGAAGG CATTGACGGCTCATTCCTCCCATGGACTACAACCTTGCGCCATCGACTTCTCGAAGAGTATCCTCTGCCTGAGGGGACAGATCCGATACCGGACAACGTTCTGCTAGACCCTAAATGGCTTCTGGACTATGCAGATAAGAACGACGCAGCAACTGCAGATGACCATGCAGTACCACAGACCAACGGCGATACAGTAGACGTCCCATCTGGTGACTTGCTTGACGTTCCTGGCGGCCACACAGCCAACATCACATCGAACGAGAGAGTGACACCTACAACGCACTGGCAAGATGTGCGCCACCTCACGCTAGACATTGAAGGCTCACATGCCTATGTTCCTGGGGATGTCTTGACAATATATCCAAAAAACTTCCCTTCTGACGTAGACCAATTCCTTGCCATCATGGACTGGACACCAATTGCTGACAGGCGCATCCACTTTACGCCGTCCTCCCCAGCCGTGGCTCCGACCGCCCGCCTTCCGATACCCACCTTCTCTTCCACCAGCACAACAACCCTCCGACAACTTCTCACAAACAACCTTGACATTCTCTCGATCCCACGACGCTCCTTCTTCGCCCAACTCGCCCACTACACCAATGATGAATTCCATAAAGCACGGCTGCTCGAGTTCACAGACCCAGAGTATATCGATGAGCTGTACGACTACACGACACGCCCACGTCGCAGCATACTGGAAGTGCTGCAAGAATTCGAGAGTGTAAAAATACCTTGGCAGAGGGTGTGTAGCATCATCCCCACCCTACGTGGAAGACAATTCAGTATCGCAAGCGCGATGACCGAGATTCCTGCCACTGAAAGCGGCGACGGGAAGAGCACAAGAGTCGAGTTGCTTATCGCTATTGTCAAGTATAAGACAGTCATCAAGAGGATCAGACAAGGTGTAGCTACGCGGTACATCGCCAGCTTCAGACCAAGCCAAAAGATCACTGTCTCGTTGTCACGTGGTGGTCTCGGCGTCACGCAAAAAGAGCTGGAAAGGCCGGTTGTTATGGTTGGACCCGGAACAGGTGTAGCACCTATGCGTGCCCTGATACAGCAAAGGATGCGATGGCGCAAAGACACCATATCGTCTCACGACACTGCAATAAAGGACCTACTCTTCTTTGGATGCCGGAATGCCGAATCAGACTACTTCTTCAAAGACGAGTGGAAAGACCTTGTGGAGAAGAATGCGCCTCTTGAGGTTTTTACTGCATTCTCGCGCGACCAGCGGCAGAAAGTCTACGTCCAAGACCTCGTCCGCCAACAAAGCGCCCTCGTGTATGACGCTCTCGCCAACATGAACGGCATCATATTCATCTGCGGCTCTTCGGGTAGAATGCCGCAAGCGGTGCGCGAGGCGCTGATTGAAGGGTTTCAGGAGCATGGAGCGATGAAGAGGGACGATGCAGAGGCGTATTTGGCGGGACTGGAGAAGGGAGGGAGGTACAGACAGGAGACATGGTAG
- a CDS encoding Phosphoribosylglycinamide formyltransferase 1 — MAEAPRNLAVLISGNGSNLQALIDACGTDALPNTKISHVISNRKAAFGLERAHKAGIETTYHNLVPYKNSHPKTPEGLIEARAAYDADLAKIILQLSPRPDLIVCAGWMHIVTPRFLNPIAEAGIKIINLHPALPGEFAGAGAIERAWTAGREEGLKRTGIMIHEVIAEVDAGAAIVTREVELRENESLEELEARMHKVEHGLIVEGTRVTLDGLSK, encoded by the exons ATGGCAGAAGCACCACGCAACCTCGCCGTCTTGATTTCGGGCAACGGCTCGAACCTCCAAGCCCTCATCGACGCATGCGGCACCGACGCGCTCCCAAACACAAAGATCAGCCATGTCATCTCGAA CCGCAAAGCAGCGTTCGGTCTCGAGCGCGCCCACAAGGCCGGGATAGAAACAACATACCACAACCTTGTGCCCTACAAGAACTCGCACCCCAAGACGCCCGAGGGCCTGATCGAAGCCCGCGCAGCATACGACGCCGACCTCGCCAAAATCATACTACAGCTCAGTCCCCGCCCGGACCTGATTGTCTGTGCAGGCTGGATGCACATTGTGACTCCGCGCTTCCTGAATCCCATCGCAGAAGCGGGGATCAAGATCATCAATCTGCACCCTGCGCTGCCAGGCGAATTCGCCGGGGCAGGGGCGATTGAGCGTGCGTGGACGGCTGGGAGGGAGGAGGGATTGAAGCGGACGGGAATTATGATCCACGAGGTCATTGCTGAGGTGGATGCTGGTGCGGCCATCGTCACAAGGGAGGTTGAGTTGAGGGAGAATGAGAGTCTGGAAGAGCTGGAGGCGAGGATGCATAAGGTGGAGCATGGATTGATTGTTGAGGGGACCAGGGTGACACTGGACGGGTTGAGCAAGTAA
- a CDS encoding Putative electron transfer flavoprotein subunit — protein MSGLRILVPVKRVIDYAVKPRVNRAQTAVETANVKHSMNPFDELSIEEAVRLREKKTTPVEEIVAFSAGPPKAQDILRTAMAMGADRGIHVVVEEKDSLEPLGVAKLLRKVVEEQKSNLVILGKQSIDDDAAQTGQMLAGLLNWPQATQASKVTIEDQSVTVVREVDGGVETLKAKLPMIITTDLRLNEPRYASLPNIMKAKKKKLDKKTLGDYGLDSEVRLKTIKVTEPPTRQAGVKVDDVDGMISKLKELGAL, from the exons ATGTCTGGCTTGAGGATTTTGGTGCCCGTCAAGCGGGTCATTGACTACGCG GTCAAACCCCGTGTCAACCGCGCCCAAACCGCCGTCGAAACCGCGAACGTCAAGCACTCAATGAACCCCTTCGACGAGCTCTCCATCGAGGAAGCCGTGCGTCTGCGCGAGAAGAAAACGACCCCCGTCGAGGAAATCGTCGCCTTCAGCGCCGGGCCCCCCAAAGCCCAGGACATCCTGCGCACCGCCATGGCCATGGGCGCCGACCGGGGCATCCACGTCGTAGTCGAGGAGAAGGACAGCCTGGAGCCGCTGGGTGTAGCGAAGCTGCTGCGCAAGGTGGTCGAGGAGCAGAAGAGCAATCTTGTGATTCTGGGCAAGCAGAGCATCGACGACGACGCGGCGCAGACGGGGCAGATGCTTGCGGGGCTGCTGAACTGGCCCCAGGCTACGCAGGCTAGCAAGGTCACCATCGAGGACCAGAGTGTCACCGTTGTGAGGGAGGTGGATGGCGGTGTGGAGACGCTCAAGGCGAAACTCCCCATGATTATCACGACCGATTTGAGGCTCAACGAGCCGAGGTACGCGAGTCTGCCTAACATCAtgaaggcgaagaagaagaagctggaCAAGAAGACGCTGGGTGATTACGGGCTGGATAGCGAAGTCAGGTTGAAGACGATCAAGGTCACGGAGCCGCCGACAAGACAGGCGGGTGTCAAGGTCGACGATGTAGATGGCATGATTTCGAAGCTGAAGGAGCTTGGCGCTTTGTAG